The Desulfobacterales bacterium sequence GCTGACCTCGTAGTCTTCCAGCACTTTTTCAACGGGAACCTCAAACTGATACTGCGCATTGGGATTCAGCGAGCCGTTATAATGATTCTTGGACGCCCCGACAGCAATCTGCCGTTGCGTGGTACCCCATCGCCACATATGCCAGCAAGCCTGCATGGCGTAGGTGTCCATGAAAATCGATCGTTTGGGTCCGAATTCAAATGTTTTGCCACATTGCGTTCCGACGGCCTGGTATTCGGAAATCAGCGTTTGTCTGTCTTCTCTGTCTATGCCGTGCTCAAAAGCTGTCATGACCCGCTTCATATCTTCATGATAGAATTTATCCATACCGATGGCCAGGCTTACATCGTGAAGACCGCTTAAAATATCCTTCCACGCCAAATGCATCGCGATGGACCCGGATGCGCATCCGCCCTCGACGTTGACAACGGGCGCCCGCGCCGGAAACACGCCGTCATCCACCAGCGGCGCAAACATGCAATGGCCCCGCACCAGATCCTGATCCCAGATGATCCCCATGCCGCAGTTTGAAAAATAGGCGCCTTCGATCACGCCACCATCCGTGAGCTGCGCATCCTTTAAAACTCCCAGTAAGGCATCCCGCGTTAAATCCTTCCCGGATTTATCCGGCCATTTCTTAAATCGGGTCGTATAGGTCCCGATCATGTAGACATCACTAACCACAATACACCTCCTTGATTCTTCTTTAAAAGCTGATAGCTCTTAGCTGATAGCTGATAGCTCTTAGCTGATAGCTGATAGCTGATAGCTGGTAGCTCCTTTACGACGCCGTCGCGCCGCCGTCCAGCGGCAGAGCAACCCCATTGACAAAAGAAGCACTGTCGGTCGCCAAAAAGACCGCTGCGCTCGCCACATCTTCCAATGTTCCCACGCGATGCTGCGCCTGGGTAAGAATCGCATCGATCGGAACACCTGCCGCCTTATAGGTATCCACAAAACGATCGCCCAAATCGGTCTTAATCAGACCAGGGCACAATACATTGGCTTGAATATTCTGATCCCTGTATTCAAGCGCAATCGCCTTGGTCAGCTGCACAATGGCGCCCTTTGAAGCGCAATAGCAGGCGAGAAGCGGGGCGGCAATGATGCCCGCAATCGATGCAATATTAATAATATTCCCCCGATTCTGGGAAATCATCTGCATCAGCGCATATTTGGACATCAAAAAGTAGCCCTTGACGTTGATGTCCATCACATTGTCCCACTCTTCTTCGGTAATCTGCACCAAAGGCTTTATCAGTTCCACACCGGCATTGTTGACAAGCACGTCCAATCGCCCATAGATCGAAACAGCGTATTGAACCGCATTTTGGGCATCGACTTCCTTTGACACATCCACTTGAACAAAACACGCCTTTCCGCCGTTCCGGCTGATTTCTTCCGCCACGGCCTCTCCGCTTCGACTTAAACTGTTAACGACTACCAGCGCGCCTTCCTCGGCAAATCTTTTCGCGATCCCCATGCCGATGCCTCTTCCCGATCCGGTCACCAACGCGACCTTGCCTTCCAGTTGCATAATCTTACCTCATTTCGAATATGTGCTTAGGATGAATGTCAAGCGGCGGTCCGCAACCACCATTGCCGCCTTCTGCACAAAGCTATATAACCCACTAGGATAACTAATCGAATCCTACTCTTCGAAGCCTTCGTGGTCTTCGATGTGATCCGCTGTTAAATACTCAGCAAAAAAATCAAACCACGCTTTATTGCAATGAACCCTATTTATCCGATTTTCCGTACCAGGCGGTTACCTTCGGTATATGCTTTTGCGATATTTTCATTACTTTTTCGAGCGTTTCAGCCGCAAATTTTTTTTCTCCCTCGCTCAGGGGTTCAAATTTGACGTATTCCGGATTGTTCCACCAATCCTGTTTGGTTTTGGTGCAGGGTTTGGTGCTGCCCGGAAAGGCCTGCCAATTTGTCGGGGATGTCTGTCTGAGCCACTCGCGGTGCTTCTCGTCCGATG is a genomic window containing:
- a CDS encoding thiolase family protein, producing the protein MVSDVYMIGTYTTRFKKWPDKSGKDLTRDALLGVLKDAQLTDGGVIEGAYFSNCGMGIIWDQDLVRGHCMFAPLVDDGVFPARAPVVNVEGGCASGSIAMHLAWKDILSGLHDVSLAIGMDKFYHEDMKRVMTAFEHGIDREDRQTLISEYQAVGTQCGKTFEFGPKRSIFMDTYAMQACWHMWRWGTTQRQIAVGASKNHYNGSLNPNAQYQFEVPVEKVLEDYEVSYPMTRSMCAPIGDGAAAALLCSEKFFKTLPQAVRDRAIKVRASVLSAGRHRPIAEPSLSKWAADKAYQLAGVGPADIDVAEVHDATSFCEIYQAEMLGFCPIGQGGELVGSGATMIDGKIPINTSGGLVSKGHPIGATGLSMMYEIATQLRGEAGPRQVKDARIGLIENGGGVISVEEFACGVTILQR
- a CDS encoding glucose 1-dehydrogenase — translated: MQLEGKVALVTGSGRGIGMGIAKRFAEEGALVVVNSLSRSGEAVAEEISRNGGKACFVQVDVSKEVDAQNAVQYAVSIYGRLDVLVNNAGVELIKPLVQITEEEWDNVMDINVKGYFLMSKYALMQMISQNRGNIINIASIAGIIAAPLLACYCASKGAIVQLTKAIALEYRDQNIQANVLCPGLIKTDLGDRFVDTYKAAGVPIDAILTQAQHRVGTLEDVASAAVFLATDSASFVNGVALPLDGGATAS